The Alosa sapidissima isolate fAloSap1 chromosome 17, fAloSap1.pri, whole genome shotgun sequence DNA segment CGCGCTACATGTCGCTGATTTTTAAGATGAGACTGCCTGCACACAAGACAGCAAGGTCGTGCGTTAACGCGCTCTGATACAACACTGAGCCGACTGCCGCGCAAAGCTCCCGAGACGCAATTCAAACAGTGACTGCGCTGGCGAGGCtgttccttctttctctctttcagactcacatacacacaccccttgAACACGCACATTCGCGTTCAGTTTGTTGAGCTTGGGGATCTAGTGACTTAATTTGGTGTGCAAGACGAATCCCACATCAGAGAGCAATAGAAGATAAGGACACCGTCAGATCGCGCAAATCAGATGCAGTAAGTATCGAAGTTGCGCCTAATATATTAGAATTGTAGGACTTTTACCACGATGCTTTTGTGCGTAAAAAGGCAATATTATTGTTTTACAATATATAGACAATGCCTAACACAACGAAACATAGCCtgccatgtttttatttttctgtttttgtttgttggaTGTTTAACATATTGAAAAAGAGCTTTCGTGTGGGGTATCTATACTAAAATGCTTATTTCTTATACGGTTAGCTCAATGGCGGTACCAGTGAACTTCTGTTGTCTAACTATCCTAAGCGCATACTTTGCGCTTACGGCTCAAGCGGACTGTGGCACCGACTGTGCGTTCTGCGCAGTGCAGGAGAGATTCCGAAAATCCGATATCAACCCAACAGTAAGTACAGCTACTTCCTGTAAACACTGTCTCACAAGTGAAATTATATTCAGTTTTGTAACAAGGGCAATTATTGCCCTTGCTTAGTGCGTGATCGATGGGGTATGCTGTGCGTAAAATAATACCGTGTTTTCCTCACGGTGCAGTGACGCATGACAGCCTCTTTAACCACGATAAGGAAAATTGCTAGTTtcagagaagagcagagattGTCTTTTTTAAAGTCGCTTTTACTTCAAAAGGTCCGTGTTCATAGtctaaataattaaaaaaaagtaaaagtaaatacGCGCTCTCCATATGGATAGAAGTACGCTATATTTGTGTCATAAAATAACtattaaaacattttattttcaacagttatgtttagttatttttttattccttaTCTGTCTTTCATGCTTAAATGCAGTGGAAAATGTCTAGATCAATGACTGTGATGGATTTATAATGGATTTATAATGCATAAACCTTTAATGGGATTTAAGTAGTAGGATTTATCTTGCAAATAATGTTTTGCAACAGAAAGATCTGGGTCCTGAATAAGAGTAgcctatacacacaaacatcagaATGACCATGATGTCTATGTTGCATTGAAAGTAAACTGATTTAAATATGAAACAGGCTGGTGATATTAGCATAAATCAAATGATCAAATGTGACTTAGAGTCAGGCAACGCAAATCATTTTGATGATGCTTTGATCTGTGCATAAACTCCAATTTGATATTTTAATGTGGTggcccccagtgtgtgtgtgtgtgtgtgtgtgagagagagagagagtaagtgaaaaggagagagagagagagagagaaagaaagaaagaaagaaagaaagaaagaaagaaagggactGTCTCCTTAGTTTTACTTTGTGCCAGTAGGTTGCAGTAACATACAACAGAAAAGTGCTTACAGAGTCACTGGGTAGTGTGAAcacaatgttcacacacacactcacacatgctctAATGGTCATATGTCAAAACACTCCGGTATCCAGTGCTCCCTGTTTCCTGTTCTGTGCTCTAAATGGCAGTAATTGCATATATTTGGGGTCTCTGGGTTCCCCTCTGAGTGGTTTAAAACACTAGAATGAATATAGatttacttctgtgtgtgtgtgtgtgtgagagagagagagagatagagagactgtTAAAgttaaagtgtttgtgtgtattaaagcttcagtgtttgtgtgtgtgtgtctattaaagcatcagtgtgtgcgtgtgggtgtgtgtctattaaaccatcagtgtgtatgtgtgtgtgtgtgtgtgcacaaatgagaGCCAGGGCCTTAAAAGCCTTTGATGTGCACAGTGATGTGTGTACGGTCAGATCATAGCCACAGCCTGAAAAACAAGGCACATCAGCTGTAATGaccctcattttcattggccCGTTGTGTgcttccccctcccccacctccaccccagaTGTGCATGTGGCAGTGCGAGGCTGACTTCTCCGGCGGCAGCTCATGGGGTCCATGCCGAGACCTCCTGCAGAGCTCCAGCACAGCTGCCACTGAGAGCGAGGACCTGCCTGTCGAGACAGAGCCGCAGGATTCCGCCCAGCACCAACTGGCAAAGAAGTACGGCGGCTTCATGAAGCGTTACGGCGGGTTCATGAAGCGTTACGGCGGGTTCATGAAACGCTACGGCGGGTTCATGAAGAAGAGCGACGAGACGTACGGTCTGTCAGCCAGTGACGTCATCAACGATGACGTTGACCACGGCCGAGAGATCCTGACGTTTCGCACGGAGCGGGGCGACAGCGAGAAGGGCACAGTGGACGCTCTCAGCCTGCTGAGGGAGCTGCTCGCCGCCAAGGGCGCGGATGAGGCAGGCGGCGGGAGCATGGCCAAGCGCTACGGGGGGTTCATGCGGAGGGCCGGCGTGTATGACTCTCTGAGCGGGGGGGCCCGACCCCTGCAGAAGCGCTACGGCGGCTTCATGCGGCGAGTGGGCTGGCCCGAGTGGCTGGAGGAAAGCAAGCGCTACGGGGGGTTCATGAGGCGCTCAGCTGGGCCcgaggagggggtggaggaggaggtcggtgcggaggaggaggagggggcgcCGGAAGAGCAAGAGCCAGACATGGAGAAGAGGTACGGGGGATTCATGGGATACTGAGCTGCCTACAGACTGATCGACTGATTGAGACATCTTCGGTTCTGCCCCCTCCGTTCTCCTTGTATCTGTTCTGGTTTTGGTCCTGTTCTGCTTGGTCCCGGTTCTGCTCCTGCTGAGTCCTCTTCTTCTTGTTTGGCTATGTTCCCCACCTGACTCCATCCGCTGAGACTCCAGACATGTGCATGTCTGCAGGCGTCCACTCGGATAGTGAAACATagacatgtgcatgtatgtacacaggcacatgcacacaaacacagctctCATCCCTCAGTACTTTGCCCTGAtcatttatctatttatctggCCCTTTTCTCTTCACcttcacagacactctctcctTAACTGCTGCATGTTGAAATTAAttgaaacacacaaaacacaaaggtCCACATTTAATAAAACTGCCAATTAAAACAAAGCATTACTGTTACCCTGGTAACGGTTGAATATAACTGCGATATTCCACACTCTCAAATGTTCTAACCAAAACTGTCActttttacacataatcagtcATGACAGCCCATTCTGCTCCTCTGTTGCCTGTACAGATCTCTCTCATGGTTGTTAGTGACACCGAGTTCATTCTAATTTGTGCTTGTAGGTCCACATACCTCTTTTGTACTCATTTGtctcttttttatttgtgtgtctcCTGTCTGAATCACATAGCTGTACAGATGAAATAAAGTGGTCTAACTGCACACGCTGGCGTGACTGTTGTGAATTAACATGCCAATTTAACGGTGATGGGACTCTCCATCATCGTCTCTATGCATTCATCACCGGTTTCTGGGTGGCTGCTCTTAGCTCTACATGGAGGTAATGGGGTGGAGAACAACATctactcttctctccctctttctttagTGCTTCTGCCGGCCCATCTCTTTCATCTCTTCCACTTTCACATAAAAGAGAAGTAATGGCTATGAAGTCAGAGGGGCTGCAGTTCCACTCtgtggactgaggtgtaattgCGTGATCGACATACTATCTGCGTGAAAAGTCCCAAATGGAATGCAGGAGATTGGTGCCACCATTATGAAGAAGCCAATACAAAGCCCCTGCCGCTGTGTGAGCAGCGATAATCAATACCCCTTTTCATTTTATTATTCACACACTCTGGCCAAATCCCTTTTAGTCCCTCCGTCATTTGCTCACATGGTATTTATGAGACATCATGACATCATGGTAACACGTCACGCTTGATCTTTATAAGAAGCTTTTGAATTTATGTGCCAGCATCATCAGCGGGGTCAGAATACAATCGAGGTTAAAGACAATAAAACTACATATCATGACACAATCGACACAATAAGTGGAAGAGATTTAGCAATACAAATACATCACACCAGCTAAATCAAACAACTTTTCTCATGCTAGTACCGAACACATCACATTTTCATTACACACTCAAGTTACAAGTTAATTTTTTGGGACATTGTATAGTGCCTAAGCTTCACAATATAGTTTTAATCTCTCCTAAATGGTTATAGTGATACCAAGCAATCCTTAAgaataaggtgtgtgtgagtgtgtctgtgtgtctgtgtgtgtgtgtgtgtgtgtgtgtgggtgtgggcgtgtgtgtgtgtgtgtgtgtgtgtgtgtgtgtctgtgtgagttgtCTACCTTTCCAAATGTTGCCAAaccataaactgtgtgtgtgtgtggacactagGTGAAAGGTTACATTTTGTCATGACTCCCAGTAGGTGCTGAGCTTGCTGTAAATTGTGTAAAGGTTATGGGCGAATGTGATAAACTTTGATAAAGCTTTAtctgatgtttttttcttttaggtTTTTACAAAATTACGAAAAGCAGATATAAAAAAAACCTTGCTCATCTCCATCAAATGCAGAGCAACACCAGTAGGTCATCCTCAGTCTTCTACAAAGGTTTTCACCAATAATAacatagcctgggtgaacccaaaCGAATCTGTGAACACATTTGGTTTGCTCAGCATGATCTGTCTGGCAGTGCTATCATTTGAGTCGATTTCCAAATCACCAAACaccaggaaccaatcacagcagCTTGTAGCCTACATAAAGCTCTTACCGAATAATTTCCAAAGTACAGcaaaacacatctttcttgtaaactAAGTCGTCTCCTCTGTGTCTGTCATTGTACAAGTCCCAGCCCATACCAGATAAATGGTTGCGGTTGACTCATACGTTTTGATAACCTTGTAGTTGAAATAACAAAGTAGTATTCTATTCAGTTATTAAGGGATAATGAATTGTCCGCCGCTGGCCATTATCTGAAAATAAGTGCAGACCTGAGCAGACAGACAGTAGACTATGGCTGGTGGGTAGGCCTGTGTGGCAGATAGACTGGCTTACACTAGGACCCCAGACTGCCAGTCCAGATAAGACATATGTGGCAGGTGCATGAACTTGGACCAGTAACAAAACCTCATATGGGCAACTGCCCAGGGCGGCATCTTGTTGAGGGTAGCATAGCGTTCGCAAAAAAATACAGATTGGAGTATTTGTTAGCTTTCATTTGCGCCAATCAGTTGTCTTTCGGTCATTTGCACATCAAGTCATGTTATTTTTCTGGATTGTGTGAAATTGAAAGTGTGTAAAAATAGGCCTAATACAAAACGAATATGCACAACAAAACGAATTGGTTTCGTCTTGACAACGTTGAGATTCTCGAGTGCCAAATTAACACAGGACAAGAAAGAGCCATCAGGTCAAGATAAaatgagaggagaaaagagctAAAGATGTTGTTTGTAAGAGTATACACATGGGGGGGTAGTCAACaatcatataggcctaatcCCTAcctacatttaatttacactATTAAAATATGACACTTATGTGACAAACTCatatttattagttttacatGACATGTAGCTATGAGTGCATAAAAGGGAGAAACTTACCCATAACGCATTGCTCGAGGGCAGAGTTCATGCGTAGCACGGGGTAAGAGATCTCACTTTAGTGACAAGTAGCTTATACACATTGGCCTACTAAGAGCGCAAAATGCCTAATGCGTGTCTGATACATTTTCGCCCTGAAGTCAACTCACTCCAGTCATCATGTAGGACCACGACCAAACCTCAACGCCTCTGGCGGCCTCCACTTTAAACATCTTTCGGTCGATGAAGCCATCCATTAATGCGCACTGTCGCGTCGACCTTTAAAAAGTGTCTG contains these protein-coding regions:
- the penkb gene encoding proenkephalin b isoform X1; translated protein: MHSMAVPVNFCCLTILSAYFALTAQADCGTDCAFCAVQERFRKSDINPTMCMWQCEADFSGGSSWGPCRDLLQSSSTAATESEDLPVETEPQDSAQHQLAKKYGGFMKRYGGFMKRYGGFMKRYGGFMKKSDETYGLSASDVINDDVDHGREILTFRTERGDSEKGTVDALSLLRELLAAKGADEAGGGSMAKRYGGFMRRAGVYDSLSGGARPLQKRYGGFMRRVGWPEWLEESKRYGGFMRRSAGPEEGVEEEVGAEEEEGAPEEQEPDMEKRYGGFMGY
- the penkb gene encoding proenkephalin b isoform X2 translates to MAVPVNFCCLTILSAYFALTAQADCGTDCAFCAVQERFRKSDINPTMCMWQCEADFSGGSSWGPCRDLLQSSSTAATESEDLPVETEPQDSAQHQLAKKYGGFMKRYGGFMKRYGGFMKRYGGFMKKSDETYGLSASDVINDDVDHGREILTFRTERGDSEKGTVDALSLLRELLAAKGADEAGGGSMAKRYGGFMRRAGVYDSLSGGARPLQKRYGGFMRRVGWPEWLEESKRYGGFMRRSAGPEEGVEEEVGAEEEEGAPEEQEPDMEKRYGGFMGY